Part of the Effusibacillus lacus genome is shown below.
CAGCATATGGTATTTGCAATTTGGGCGCAGTGGTTTTGAGCCAATTCACAATGGGCTTTGAAGATTCGGGACAAAAAGCCGAGTTTAAGGACACAGAGAAAGAAGCCTATATCCGGGAACAACTCCATAAGCACTTCCCGGCTGAAAAGGCGGAGTTCTTCCTGCACCACATCAAATGGGAGGATCTTGAGGAAACAACCCGTACAGGACTTCGTTTCCAGGATGCGATCATCGATGCAACTTATTATCCGTTTGAAGAGAACCGCAAGAACCAGATGAACGAGCGCCGCGTGGGTCTTGGCATCATGGGACTGCATGACCTGCTGCTCTACTGCGGTGTGAAATACGGTTCGGAAGAATCGATGAAATTGATTGATGTGCTGATGGGCATGATGGCGGAATGGTGCTATCTGGAGTCGGTGGAACTGGCGAAAGAGAACGGTCCGTTCCCGGCGTTTGTGGCCGAGAAGTTCCTGCAGTCCGGCTACATGAAGCAAATGGCCGCCGAAAAGCCGCATGTGACCGAAGCTATTGCCAAGCATGGCGTACGCAATGTCACCACCATGACGGTTGCTCCCACTGGCACTACTGGAACAATGGTCGGGTGCTCCACAGGGTGCGAGCCTTACTACGCTTGGTCTTACTTCCGCAACTCGCGCCTCGGTATGTTTGAAGAGAACGCTGAGATTGTCGATGCTTATAAGAAGACGCACGCTGACGCAGACCTGCCTGATTACTTTGTAACTGCTATGGATCTTACGCCTGAAGAGCATGTCCGTGTTCAGGCCGCCCTGCAGAAATGGATCGATTCCTCCATCTCAAAGACTTGTAATGCGCCGAATGAATATACGGTGGCTGACACCAAGAAACTGTATGACCTGGCCTATGAATTGGGATGCAAAGGCGTAACCATCTACCGTGATGGGTCCCGTTCCGAACAGGTTCTGTCCTTGAAGGAGGAGTCGAAAGAAGAGACCGTCAAAGAAGATGTTGCAGTAGCGGACCTGTTTGGGTCACCCGTTCAGCAGCAACCATACGTCAACAAGGGCCGTCCGGATGTATTGTATGGTGCAACATACCGTAAAGAGACACCGCTGGGTACAGCGTATATCACTGTTAACGATGACCCGGAAACTCAGTTGGCAACTGAAATCTTTGTCAACATTGGAAAAGCGGGCTCGGATGTCTATGCTGCCAACGAGGCATTGGGACGGGCAATCACTCTCTATCTCAGAGATTCGCAGAATCCCGACAAAGAAGCGGTGCTGGTGAAGCATTTCTCGGGAATCGGCGGGTCCAACGCAGTCGGTTTCGGTGACCGCCGCATTACGTCCGTACCGGATGCAATTGCCAAGGCATTGATTGAACACTCGGAGACATTTCCGCTGCGCCGGTTAAACAACTTGGAA
Proteins encoded:
- a CDS encoding TSCPD domain-containing protein, encoding MVLSQFTMGFEDSGQKAEFKDTEKEAYIREQLHKHFPAEKAEFFLHHIKWEDLEETTRTGLRFQDAIIDATYYPFEENRKNQMNERRVGLGIMGLHDLLLYCGVKYGSEESMKLIDVLMGMMAEWCYLESVELAKENGPFPAFVAEKFLQSGYMKQMAAEKPHVTEAIAKHGVRNVTTMTVAPTGTTGTMVGCSTGCEPYYAWSYFRNSRLGMFEENAEIVDAYKKTHADADLPDYFVTAMDLTPEEHVRVQAALQKWIDSSISKTCNAPNEYTVADTKKLYDLAYELGCKGVTIYRDGSRSEQVLSLKEESKEETVKEDVAVADLFGSPVQQQPYVNKGRPDVLYGATYRKETPLGTAYITVNDDPETQLATEIFVNIGKAGSDVYAANEALGRAITLYLRDSQNPDKEAVLVKHFSGIGGSNAVGFGDRRITSVPDAIAKALIEHSETFPLRRLNNLETAATVQLSADRVSLRQFNTGKDLCPNCHQHTLVRHGGCHECEACGYSKC